In Colwellia sp. PAMC 20917, a single genomic region encodes these proteins:
- a CDS encoding response regulator, with translation MILDIGLPGIDGKELLKTLRANAQTKAIPIIMMSGSSSRRDYDECIALGANAYIQKTSNIDKLALLFGCFVDGWIRSSSQKFF, from the coding sequence ATCATTTTAGATATTGGCTTACCTGGAATTGATGGCAAAGAGCTACTGAAAACCTTACGAGCCAATGCCCAAACTAAAGCGATACCTATCATTATGATGTCGGGTTCAAGTTCTAGGCGCGACTACGACGAATGTATTGCATTGGGTGCCAATGCTTATATTCAAAAAACGTCAAATATTGATAAGCTTGCGCTATTGTTTGGATGTTTTGTTGATGGTTGGATCCGTTCATCTTCGCAAAAATTCTTTTAG